In Deltaproteobacteria bacterium, the genomic window AAGGAAAAGCAGGAGACGACCCTAAGCGCAGAAATGGAAGGCCACCTCGAACAGATCGAGGATGGGGAACTCAGAGCCCTGGTGAGGCGCATCATGCTCAAACAGGCCCAGGCAGCGAGGCCCCTGAGGGGAGACGAGGGCTGACCTCTTCCCACCCCCCTCACCTCCCTGTAACGGCCTTTCTGGCTGCGAGGAGAGTCTCCTGGTAGATTTCGATGATAGGGTTTCCTGTCTCTTTGCTGAGGCGGAGGCAGTCTTCGTATTCTGGGGAGAGACGCCGGATCTTCCCGCTTCGGTCCTGAGAGACCTTGACTCTCACGACCCCAAAGGGGGTCTCGACCTGTTCAATCCTCCGCTCGAGCTTTCCTCTCTGGACCGGGAAATACCGGACCCCGATGCTCGTCGATTCCTGCAGGATGGTCTCTACAATACGCTCCCGTAACGGTTCCTCGCAGATCACCCTCACCATTACACCCGGCCGGCTCTTTTTCATCTGGATAGGAAGGAAAGCAACGTCCAGGGCGCCCCGGCTGAAGAGCCTCTCCATAAGGGGTTCGAAGAATTCGGGATTCATGTCATCGATGTCCGTCTCCACCACCAAAACCCTGTCCTGGACAGGGGACAATGCCGGCTCCCCGAGGAGAATCCGGAGCACATTGGGAATGCTTCCCAGATCCCTGTCACCCAGGCCGTATCCGACCCTTTCGATCCTCATGTCAGGTAGGATCCCGAACTCTCTGGCCAGGGTCGTGATCCACGCCGCCCCGGTGGGTGTGACCATTTCAGCCTCTACCCCGGAGTCATAGACCGGAACATCCTTGAGCAGTTCCAGTGTCGCCGGCGCGGGGACGGGGAGCCTCCCGTGCCGCGACGAGACCATGCCCCTGCCCAAGGGGATTCTGGAGACATAGACCCCTTCGAGCCCGAGATAGTCGACTCCGATAAAGGCACCGACGATATCTACAATCGAGTCGACTGCACCCACCTCGTGAAAATGAACCCTATCGGGCTCCTCCCGGTGTACCATTCCCTCGGCCACGGCCAACCGCCGGAAGGCGGCAAGGCTCATCTCCTTTACACGCCTGTTCAGGGAACTCTTCCCTATGAGGTCGCGGATCTGTTCGAAGCTCCTCTCCCTGGCCGGCCCGTTCCCGATCCTCACCGATACGTGAGTACCCCTCAGGTGGGCCCTTTCCTCCAC contains:
- the larC gene encoding nickel pincer cofactor biosynthesis protein LarC, encoding MRIAYFDCFSGICGNMILGGLLDLGVPRALMEEGLGRLGLEPFEISASVEERAHLRGTHVSVRIGNGPARERSFEQIRDLIGKSSLNRRVKEMSLAAFRRLAVAEGMVHREEPDRVHFHEVGAVDSIVDIVGAFIGVDYLGLEGVYVSRIPLGRGMVSSRHGRLPVPAPATLELLKDVPVYDSGVEAEMVTPTGAAWITTLAREFGILPDMRIERVGYGLGDRDLGSIPNVLRILLGEPALSPVQDRVLVVETDIDDMNPEFFEPLMERLFSRGALDVAFLPIQMKKSRPGVMVRVICEEPLRERIVETILQESTSIGVRYFPVQRGKLERRIEQVETPFGVVRVKVSQDRSGKIRRLSPEYEDCLRLSKETGNPIIEIYQETLLAARKAVTGR